tttaagataaatagAAACATGTTAGTAAATACAATGACATTTATCTCTATTATCGTTTAGTATAAAGTAACTCTTTCATAtgacaaaaaattatcaaaacatCATTTCTCAAAAATAAGATTACAGTGGCCATCTGGCCATATCTACATTTTGACGACAGCATGAGCACACTTactagagaaaagaaaaagtgagaagacatttatacttataaatattgcatttatacatataaatattgcAAAGATAGATTCTAATGCATTATACAGGTAACTTTATTCTATAGTTTTCTGATTGCCAAAAGAGTTTGGCTGATTAACCCGTCACAAAAATTCCGGGAGTGGCAAGATGTTCGGACCGTCGAAGGAGAATACAAGCACACACTCAGTTCTTCCCAGTTGTCTACCGGTGAACTCCTCCATCACCGGGTGAATCAAAGTTCCCTCCGAAAGACGTGACTAAAGCAGAGAGGCCACCCCTGCTTGCTCCGCCACCGATGCTAAGACCGAGAAGATCACGGGTCATTGGCTGGCCCACAAATGGGGTAGAAGGGCCCATCATCACATCACTCCCACAGGGAAGCCCAAGCCCAAGGTTATCCACCATGGGCTGATTCTCTTGCTTTATTTGGCCGTTCCATTGTGCTGTTGTGGTTGCACTAATGTTAAAACCCTCGTCTTTGGCCAAGGACGACGGTGACGTCGTTGCTAAGCCTAAGCCACGAAGAAGGGAAGCAGTGGATGCACCCATTTGAGCTGCTTTTTGGAGCAATGCAGTGGCAGATAGTGCAGGCTGAGGAGATGCTGTGAAGTGGGAAGGATCGTTGTTGGAGAGATAGAGCGGTGAGGAGAGGGAGAGGGATGTGGTTTCTCTCAGATTGGTGATGGCGTTAGGGCTATCGGAGCGAGCCAAATTTGACACGAGGTTGAAGAATGAGGAAGTTGATGGCGACGGTGATTGAGAATGTGAATGAGTTGTTATTGTGGACGGTGCCAACACACTTGCAAAAACAGTAGTGCAAGAACTGGAACTGGAAGGGGTGCTGCTTGTCCCGAAGCAGGTTGCTTTTGGAGACATCGGTGACAGCTTCCTTGGCTTTTCTGGAATTTCTAGTGTCAATAACCAAAAAAGGTAAACAAGGGTAAATAGTTGAGGACACAAAAACAGagttaaaacttaaaaagaaaagtaagctttttaggttttaaatgattatattatagataattatataGTGAGGGAGTTAAAAAGCTTGAAATTGAATATGCATGGAGCAAAAAGTGAAGCAATTATAGAggtttttccttttattctcaGCTTCAACTTCAGATATAGTTTCTCGTTCAGAACAACTCCTCCAACCGAACAAAAAGTTTACCCCTTCCACagtaacattattttttttcatatgaaattaaagttaataatgataatttcgAAAGAAATCATGGCTTAAAAAACACGTTTGATTTCTAATACATCTAAAACATAATTGTTTAGGTaacgaaataaaaataaataaaaatagggaatttgtgaaataaatttattttgaaacctGGAAGTCTcttgttattaattattgagcaattttaataaattgagaagaaatatAACGTAGATCCCATCCTTATCTCTTCTGCAGACCCATCCTACCGACCCTTTGCTGGGATTGGCACTATCCACTACAGCTAGACTTGTCGTATCTCCAACAaacagaagaaaacaaaaatgtcaaaaaaaaaactgcatCTGTACGACGAGACAAAAAACTCATCCTCCCAATTCAAATCATGCCGGCCTCATGCTTAAAACTTAGAAGctacattattatatatatttatcttaaacTATTGCCAGTTAAAAAGTTGACGAGAGTCTGAAATGTTTCTGAAAAGTTCACAAAGGTTGAACCTACGAAAAACAGAAAGCGAAATACGTAGCAGCACAACTACGTACCTGAGCTCTGAATGGACAAGGTTGGCGACACCACAGACGCAGAGGGAGTAAGTGGAGGCGCAGGGGGCGAAGAACCCAAATCAGCGTTGCCGGTGCTAACATTCTGGGCCTGGGCCTGGTCTTGGACCTGGGTCCTGGCGCTCTCTTGCGCTAGTACATCGCAAAATGCTCTGTGCGTGATGAAGCTATCCCTCCTTCAGGAAGATAAGCATTACTGTTAGTGACATTGAGTAggggaaaattgaaataaaagtaCATAACAATTGTTTTGGTTCTGATACCTAGAGAACAAGGTGCCGCAGTCGCAGCGGTACTCTCTGCTGCCACAAGTTTTTGTATGGGCTTTCCAGTCCGACTGTACAGCGTATTTCTTAGAGCAGCGTTCGCATTTCCACTTTTTCTCGCCGTGTTTTCTGCAGAAGTGCTTCTTGATGCCCGTGAGGTCGCCCAGCGCCCTGGCAGGGTTGTGGTGGACGCACGAAGGTTCGGGACACACATACGCCTTCTTCCGCGGTTCCTTGCTGCCTCGCTGCCGCAGCTTCCACGGTAAGTTGTGACCACGCCGGTGAAGCTGCAGGTTTTGATCGCGCTGGAATCCTTTGTTACAGATCTCGCAGACGAAACGGTTGGTGGCCAACAGTGTCTTCGGTGACAAAGCAATCACTTCAGCATCTGgatctgaaaaataaaaaataaaaatggcaaAATCCAAAACAAGGAATATTCATAAAGTCACTCAAActgaatatatttattatatgtaagACATGAAAATTACGGTTAAACAAATGAATAAGCATGAATATACCTGGCATTCCAGGGAGGTTTCGCTTCCGCTTGGGAAGTGGCAGAGGTTGTGGTTGTAGTGCGATTTCCGTTGCTGAAGAATGTGTGAATGGTGAAGGATTCTGAGGCTCCGCCATGGTTGTTTTATTTACTAAGATGAACTGAAGAATCCCTCTGAGAGTTTCTCTTTTAATTACTTTGCCCTTTTCGTAGACTTAGTTGTTTCCTTCCCAAAGAGAAGTTGTGGTTTCCCTTTCCACCGCTGCTTACGAAGGTCTTCTTAGGCGGCACACGGTGGAGGAAGTtataggagagagaaagagagagagggagaaattATTTGAAACGAGATGATATGTCATATGTATTGCAAATACTAACCAGGCTAAAGCGGCACGAGCTAACCATGGTTAAGCTGCGAGGGAGACAGAACTGTTCAGAAGGTCTCTAtcgaagaaaacaaaaataaaatctctaaCATCTGTATTTACTTTATTAGTAATTAAGGAATTAACATAGAAACtacattaaaaatacataaaaagttAAGATACAAGGTTATATTGATCATAttctttgtaatatttttacCTTAAAAACAGAGATAGGATATAACGTGGGCGCCAAGTTTTCcgtggaaaataaaaaatgcgaATCTCACCGTCCACGTGTTACAAAAACCAGGTTCATGACCTTTGTCGGGAGAAAAAGCTTCTAGCGGTGCTTGTCGTGTAGTCTAGTGAGTATCATATATcacaacaaatattttatttatttattatttaacacaAATTGTGTCTCCACTTAAAAGCTCAGGAATAGTTAACACAAATGGTTTGTTTCATGTTATATACAATTATTATCATTACTACGTTCTCGTAACACTATGATGGTTGTCAATTCCTAACCAACAATAGGATTGTGTAATAAGTGATAAATGACAAATATTTCCAACACTTTCTTTCATTATAAGTACATGCTACAAAATTCTTCCTTCATTTAGAAATAAACTATAtctattaactttttataaatctCAAATGGGGTATTTAtttctttgaaaagaaaaataatattaactataGTGGAGAAAACTTAATTTTGGTCTAACAATGAAGAAGGCGAAGCATGTAAAAAGACATATTGAGTATCtacagttttaaattattaaaaactattatagttatttaaaaagtaagctatacgaaa
This DNA window, taken from Vigna radiata var. radiata cultivar VC1973A chromosome 5, Vradiata_ver6, whole genome shotgun sequence, encodes the following:
- the LOC106759690 gene encoding protein indeterminate-domain 2 — its product is MAEPQNPSPFTHSSATEIALQPQPLPLPKRKRNLPGMPDPDAEVIALSPKTLLATNRFVCEICNKGFQRDQNLQLHRRGHNLPWKLRQRGSKEPRKKAYVCPEPSCVHHNPARALGDLTGIKKHFCRKHGEKKWKCERCSKKYAVQSDWKAHTKTCGSREYRCDCGTLFSRRDSFITHRAFCDVLAQESARTQVQDQAQAQNVSTGNADLGSSPPAPPLTPSASVVSPTLSIQSSEIPEKPRKLSPMSPKATCFGTSSTPSSSSSCTTVFASVLAPSTITTHSHSQSPSPSTSSFFNLVSNLARSDSPNAITNLRETTSLSLSSPLYLSNNDPSHFTASPQPALSATALLQKAAQMGASTASLLRGLGLATTSPSSLAKDEGFNISATTTAQWNGQIKQENQPMVDNLGLGLPCGSDVMMGPSTPFVGQPMTRDLLGLSIGGGASRGGLSALVTSFGGNFDSPGDGGVHR